The following proteins are encoded in a genomic region of Canis lupus familiaris isolate Mischka breed German Shepherd chromosome 6, alternate assembly UU_Cfam_GSD_1.0, whole genome shotgun sequence:
- the TEKT4 gene encoding tektin-4 isoform X2 produces MAQTDVLLTKEPTPQAVPACELPQKVYDVARNVGACSSSGLATAGFRSAKYLADEWSQNCYARYHQAFADRNQSERRRHESHQLAAKTQALARCSQEDATRKAGARLQDTHGWKSELQREVGELGTESDLLLAQKQRLARALDATSVPFSIATDNLQCRERRQHPDLVRDCVETELLKEAELIRNIQELLKRTIMQAVNQIRLNREQKETCEMDWSDKVEAYNIDQACAHYHNQSTDVQFHPYSAKFEESASTPETWARFTQENLCRAERERRASANLRVLIDCILRDVAEDLRLQCDAVNLAFGRRCEELEDTRHKLQNHLRKTLREITEQEHNVAALRQAIKDKEAPLKVAQTRLYQRSHRPNVELCRDAAQFRLMSEVEELNMSLTALKEKLLEAEQSLRNLEDTRMDLEKDLAVKANSLFIDRQKCMTHRTHYPTILQLAGYQ; encoded by the exons atGGCACAGACGGACGTGCTCCTGACCAAGGAGCCCACGCCCCAGGCGGTGCCGGCATGCGAGCTGCCCCAGAAAGTGTACGACGTGGCCCGGAACGTGGGCGCCTGCTCGTCCTCGGGCCTGGCCACTGCCGGCTTCCGCTCGGCCAAGTACCTGGCAGACGAGTGGTCCCAGAACTGCTACGCCCGCTACCACCAAGCCTTTGCGGACCGCAACCAGTCGGAGCGGCGGCGCCACGAGAGCCATCAGCTGGCGGCCAAGACCCAGGCGCTGGCCCGGTGCTCGCAGGAGGACGCCACCCGGAAGGCGGGCGCGCGGCTGCAGGACACGCACGGCTGGAAGTCGGAGCTGCAGCGCGAGGTTGGAGAACTGGGCACGGAGAGCGACCTGCTGCTGGCCCAGAAGCAGCGGCTGGCGCGCGCCCTGGATGCCACCTCCGTGCCCTTCTCCATCGCCACCGACAACCTGCAGTGCCGTGAGCGCCGCCAGCACCCCGACCTCGTGCGCGACTGCGTGGAAACGGAGCTGCTGAAG GAGGCCGAGCTCATCCGGAACATTCAGGAGCTCCTGAAAAGGACCATCATGCAGGCCGTGAACCAGATCCG GCTGAACCGGGAGCAGAAGGAAACGTGCGAGATGGACTGGTCGGACAAGGTGGAGGCGTACAACATCGACCAGGCCTGCGCCCACTACCACAACCAGAGCACTGACGTGCAGTTCCACCCGTACTCCGCCAAGTTCGAGGAGAG CGCCTCCACGCCGGAGACCTGGGCCCGGTTCACCCAGGAAAACCTGTGCCGCGCAGAGCGCGAGCGCCGGGCCTCCGCCAACCTGCGGGTGCTCATCGACTGCATCCTGCGGGACGTGGCCGAGGACCTGCGGCTGCAGTGCGACGCCGTGAACCTGGCCTTCGGGCGCCGCTGTGAGGAGCTGGAGGACACGCGCCACAAGCTGCAGAACCACCTGCGCAAG ACGCTGCGGGAGATCACCGAGCAGGAGCACAACGTTGCGGCGCTGAGGCAGGCCATCAAAGACAAGGAGGCGCCCCTGAAGGTGGCTCAGACCCGTCTGTACCAGCGCTCACACAGGCCCAACGTGGAGCTGTGCCGGGACGCTGCCCAGTTCAG GCTGATGAGCGAGGTGGAGGAGCTGAACATGTCCCTCACGGCCCTGAAGGAGAAGCTTCTAGAAGCAGAGCAGTCGCTGCGCAACCTGGAGGACACGCGCATGGATCTGGAGAAGGACCTGGCCGTCAAGGCCAACAGCCTCTTCATCGACCGCCAGAAGTGCATGACCCACCGCACCCACTACCCCACCATCCTCCAGCTGGCCGGCTACCAGTGA
- the SSTR5 gene encoding somatostatin receptor type 5, translating to MEPLFPAPTLAGWNASSAAPGGGGDNGTQAGLAPSPGARAVVVPVLYLLVCAAGLGGNALVIYVVLRHAKMKTVTNIYILNLAVADVLLMLGLPFLATQNAVSYWPFGPVLCRLVMTLDGINQFTSIFCLTVMSVDRYLAVVHPIRSTRWRRPRVAKLASAAVWAFSLLMSLPLVVFADIQEGWNTCNLSWPEPVGLWGAVFIIYTSVLGFFGPLLVICLCYLLIVVKVKASGVRVGATRRRSERKVTRMVVVVVVVFVGCWLPFFIVNIVNLAFVLPEEPASAGAYFFVVILSYANSCANPVLYGFLSDNFRQSFRKVLCLRKGYGAEDAEATEPQPDKSSRLQEAMLPARGSEANGLMQTSRL from the coding sequence ATGGAGCCCCTGTTCCCGGCGCCCACGCTGGCCGGCTGGAACGCCTCCTCGGCGGCCCCCGGAGGCGGCGGCGACAACGGGACGCAGGCGGGGTTGGCGCCCTCGCCAGGGGCCCGAGCGGTGGTGGTGCCGGTGCTGTACCTGCTGGTGTGTGCGGCGGGGCTGGGTGGCAACGCGCTGGTCATCTACGTGGTGCTGCGGCACGCCAAGATGAAGACGGTCACCAACATCTACATCCTCAACCTGGCCGTGGCCGACGTGCTGCTCATGCTGGGGCTGCCCTTCCTGGCCACACAGAACGCCGTCTCCTACTGGCCCTTCGGCCCCGTCCTGTGCCGCCTGGTCATGACGCTGGACGGCATCAACCAGTTCACCAGCATCTTCTGCCTGACGGTCATGAGCGTGGACCGCTACCTGGCCGTGGTCCACCCCATCCGCTCCACCCGCTGGCGCCGCCCCAGGGTGGCCAAGCTGGCCAGTGCCGCCGTCTGGGCCTTCTCGCTGCTCATGTCCCTGCCGCTGGTGGTCTTCGCGGACATCCAGGAGGGCTGGAACACCTGCAACCTCAGCTGGCCCGAGCCCGTGGGCCTGTGGGGCGCCGTGTTCATCATCTACACGTCCGTGCTGGGCTTCTTCGGGCCGCTGCTGGTCATCTGCCTCTGTTACCTGCTCATCGTGGTCAAGGTGAAGGCGTCCGGCGTGCGCGTGGGCGCCACGCGGCGGCGCTCGGAGCGCAAGGTGACCcgcatggtggtggtggtggtggtggtgtttgtgGGCTGCTGGCTGCCCTTCTTCATCGTCAACATCGTCAACCTGGCCTTCGTCCTGCCCGAGGAGCCCGCCTCTGCCGGCGCCTACTTCTTCGTGGTCATCCTGTCCTACGCCAACAGCTGCGCCAACCCTGTGCTCTATGGCTTCCTCTCTGACAACTTCCGCCAAAGCTTCCGGAAGGTTCTGTGCCTCCGCAAGGGCTACGGCGCCGAGGACGCAGAGGCCACAGAGCCACAGCCCGACAAGAGCAGCCGGCTGCAGGAGGCCATGCTGCCCGCACGCGGCTCCGAGGCCAACGGGCTCATGCAGACCAGCCGGCTGTGA